A single genomic interval of Mangifera indica cultivar Alphonso chromosome 5, CATAS_Mindica_2.1, whole genome shotgun sequence harbors:
- the LOC123215824 gene encoding probable caffeine synthase MTL2 yields the protein MLMELEQVLHMNGGDGDNSYAKNSSQQKEAILKAKPLLQQTMREFYCNSFPDCIRFADMGCSSGPNAFLPTWETIEALHKTCHSLNCKPPLLHVFLNDLPGNDFNTIFKALPGFYDRLKKGDDQNDLLSCFIAAVPGSFYGRLFPPHFLHFVFSSYSLHWLSQVPEGLISEKGVPVNRGNIYPTITSPPSVHKAYLDQFEKDFTKFLTLRSEELITGGRMILTLRGNQSKDESFNNYRPIFLELIGSALHEMVLEGVVEESKLDTFNMPMYAPSLEEVRNVIQREGSYNINLLETFQLSWDAGSSNGENSLEGKYARGKQVAMKLRPVVESILVSHFGNAILDDLFQRFSIRVADCIEKGLGVHTNVIISLTKK from the exons ATGTTAATGGAATTAGAGCAAGTTTTGCATATGAATGGAGGAGATGGAGATAATAGCTATGCTAAAAACTCTTCACAACAG AAAGAGGCCATCTTGAAAGCGAAACCCCTGTTACAACAAACCATGCGTGAATTTTACTGCAACAGCTTCCCTGACTGCATAAGATTTGCAGATATGGGGTGTTCTTCTGGCCCTAACGCATTTTTGCCCACTTGGGAAACTATCGAGGCCCTTCACAAAACCTGTCACAGCTTGAACTGCAAGCCGCCCCTGTTGCACGTCTTTCTAAATGATCTTCCTGGAAATGATTTCAACACAATTTTTAAAGCACTTCCAGGGTTTTATGACAGACTGAAGAAAGGAGACGATCAAAATGATCTTTTGTCATGTTTCATTGCTGCAGTACCTGGGTCTTTCTATGGGAGACTATTTCCCCCACATTTTCTTCACTTTGTTTTCTCGTCTTACAGCCTCCATTGGCTCTCTCAG GTACCTGAAGGGCTAATAAGTGAAAAGGGAGTTCCAGTGAACAGGGGGAATATTTATCCAACGATAACAAGTCCTCCTAGTGTGCACAAGGCATACTTGGATCAATTTGAGAAAGATTTCACAAAATTTCTCACTTTGCGTTCAGAAGAATTGATTACAGGAGGTCGAATGATCCTTACACTTAGGGGCAATCAATCAAAGGATGAATCTTTCAACAATTATCGCCCCATATTTTTAGAGCTAATTGGGTCAGCTTTACACGAAATGGTCCTAGAG GGGGTAGttgaagaatcaaaattagACACATTCAATATGCCAATGTATGCACCTTCTCTTGAAGAAGTACGAAATGTGATTCAAAGAGAAGGATCCTACAATATCAATCTACTCGAAACTTTCCAGCTAAGTTGGGATGCAGGGTCCAGCAATGGTGAAAATAGCTTAGAGGGAAAGTATGCCAGGGGCAAGCAAGTGGCAATGAAGCTCAGACCTGTAGTAGAGTCAATTCTAGTTAGCCATTTTGGAAATGCCATTCTGGATGATTTATTCCAGAGGTTTTCTATCAGGGTTGCAGATTGCATTGAAAAGGGGCTAGGAGTACACACAAATGTGATCATTTCCTTAACTAAGAAATGA
- the LOC123216123 gene encoding nudix hydrolase 2-like — translation MPISTSSSVLENAGQHIQILDAVQDSYGGVTVKIDKPMDSKVFASVLRTSLSYWRQQGKRGVWIKLPIQLANLVEPTVKEGFWFHHAEPDYLMLVYWIPKTAHSIPANASHRIGICAFVMNDKREVLVVKERGGKFGGTDVWKFPTGVVEQGEDICKAAIREVKEETGVDAEFVEVLAFRQSHKSFFQKSDLMFVCMLRPCSSDIQTQDSEIEAAQWMVAEDYAAQPYVREHEQFSYVAKICLAKSEKEYAGFSPIPALTSSGKINYLYFNNRDCDLCTTQSQ, via the exons ATGCCAATTTCAACAAGTTCATCGGTTCTTGAAAATGCAGGCCAACATATCCAAATACTTGATGCGGTTCAGGATTCATATGGAGGAGTCACAGTAAAGATAGACAAGCCTATGGATTCCAAGGTGTTTGCTTCTGTGCTTAGAACATCTTTATCATATTGGAGACAACAG GGGAAGAGGGGTGTTTGGATTAAATTGCCAATTCAACTGGCTAATCTTGTAGAACCTACAGTAAAA GAAGGGTTCTGGTTCCACCATGCCGAACCAGATTACTTGATGCTTGTGTACTGGATTCCTAAAACTGCTCATAGCATTCCTGCAAATGCTTCCCATCGTATAGGCATTTGTGCTTTTGTCATGAACGATAAGAGAGAG GTTCTCGTAGTTAAGGAGAGGGGTGGAAAATTCGGAGGAACAGACGTATGGAAGTTTCCTACAGGAGTTGTGGAACAG GGTGAGGATATATGTAAAGCTGCAATCAGAGAAGTTAAAGAAGAGACAGGA GTTGATGCAGAATTTGTTGAAGTTTTAGCCTTCAG GCAAAGCCACAAGTCATTCTTTCAAAAATCGGATTTGATGTTTGTTTGCATGCTACGACCTTGCTCCTCTGACATTCAGACGCAAGATTCAGAAATTGAAGCTGCTCAG TGGATGGTTGCTGAGGATTATGCAGCCCAACCATATGTTCGTGAACATGAACAATTCAGTTATGTTGCCAAAATATGCCTAGCAAAGTCAGAGAAGGAATATGCTGGTTTTTCTCCAATCCCAGCACTCACATCCTctggaaaaataaactatttgtATTTCAACAACCGGGATTGTGACCTATGTACCACCCAAAGCCAGTAG